A single window of Rhizobium indicum DNA harbors:
- a CDS encoding TerC family protein has product MQEIMTLIQDPAAWVALITLVVMEVVLGIDNLIFISILTNKLPPEHREKARKIGIGLALVMRLALLGTIAWIVQLTEPLFEAFGHGFSWKDLILIAGGLFLVWKATKEIHHSVDPEDHGEDFIASSATTGFASAIGQILLLDLVFSVDSIITAVGMTPHLPIMVVAVVAAVTVMLVAATPLANFIERNPTIVMLALAFLLMIGTTLIAEGMGFHVPKGYVYAAMAFSALVEVLNMFARNARKRKRDAAH; this is encoded by the coding sequence ATGCAGGAAATCATGACGCTCATTCAGGATCCGGCCGCCTGGGTGGCGCTCATCACGCTGGTGGTGATGGAAGTCGTTCTCGGGATCGACAACCTGATCTTCATTTCCATTCTCACCAACAAACTGCCGCCCGAGCACCGGGAGAAGGCCCGCAAGATCGGCATCGGTCTTGCGCTCGTCATGCGTCTCGCCCTGCTCGGCACCATCGCCTGGATCGTGCAACTGACCGAACCGCTGTTTGAAGCTTTCGGCCACGGCTTCTCCTGGAAGGATCTGATCCTGATTGCCGGCGGTCTGTTCCTCGTCTGGAAGGCCACCAAGGAAATCCACCACAGCGTCGATCCGGAAGATCACGGCGAGGACTTCATCGCAAGTTCGGCCACGACAGGCTTTGCATCGGCCATCGGCCAGATCCTGCTGCTCGACCTCGTCTTCTCCGTCGACAGCATCATCACTGCCGTCGGCATGACGCCACATCTGCCGATCATGGTGGTCGCCGTCGTCGCCGCCGTCACCGTCATGCTTGTTGCCGCGACCCCGCTTGCCAACTTCATCGAGAGGAACCCGACGATCGTCATGCTGGCGCTCGCCTTCCTGCTGATGATCGGCACGACGCTGATCGCCGAAGGCATGGGCTTCCATGTGCCGAAGGGCTACGTCTACGCCGCCATGGCCTTCTCGGCGCTGGTCGAGGTGCTGAACATGTTCGCGCGCAACGCCCGCAAGCGAAAACGCGACGCCGCGCATTGA
- a CDS encoding AraC family transcriptional regulator, whose translation MSAVGRAIWFIESHFESDISLVEISEAAGLSRYHLSRVFGLVTGHSISGYIRGRRLSRAVPALVGGSSTILEVALCAGYGSHEAFTRAFRDQFGMTPDAVRRQGHARNLTLLEPIRMDPAHLNDLEPPRFETLQPMLFAGLQETYPYGGNAAIPSLWQEFNAHFGHISGQKGNVAYGICTHIDGEAEKFRYMVAVEISDAGDLPADFATLKLPGQRYVVFAHRGHVSGIPATMNRIFGAWWPTSGLEHGETPDMFERYDERFDPYTGMGVTEIWLPIRA comes from the coding sequence ATGAGCGCCGTCGGACGGGCGATCTGGTTCATCGAGAGCCATTTCGAAAGCGATATATCGCTGGTAGAGATATCGGAAGCAGCCGGATTGTCGCGCTACCATCTGTCGCGCGTCTTCGGGCTCGTCACCGGTCACTCGATCAGCGGCTATATAAGAGGGCGCCGCCTCAGCCGCGCCGTGCCGGCGTTGGTCGGCGGTTCATCCACCATTCTCGAGGTTGCGCTTTGCGCCGGCTACGGCTCGCACGAAGCCTTCACCCGTGCCTTCCGCGACCAGTTCGGCATGACGCCGGATGCGGTGCGCAGACAGGGGCACGCCCGTAACCTTACCTTGCTGGAGCCGATCAGAATGGACCCCGCCCACCTCAACGACCTCGAACCGCCCCGCTTCGAAACCCTTCAACCGATGCTGTTTGCCGGCTTGCAGGAGACCTACCCCTATGGCGGCAATGCCGCCATCCCCTCCCTCTGGCAGGAATTCAATGCCCATTTCGGTCATATCTCCGGCCAGAAAGGCAACGTCGCCTACGGCATCTGCACCCACATCGATGGTGAAGCAGAGAAATTCCGCTATATGGTCGCGGTCGAAATTTCCGATGCCGGCGATCTGCCGGCCGATTTTGCAACGCTCAAGCTTCCAGGCCAGCGTTACGTCGTCTTTGCTCACCGTGGCCATGTCTCCGGCATTCCGGCGACGATGAACCGGATATTTGGCGCATGGTGGCCGACCTCCGGCCTGGAGCACGGCGAGACACCCGACATGTTCGAACGCTACGACGAGCGCTTCGACCCCTATACCGGCATGGGCGTCACCGAAATCTGGTTGCCGATCAGAGCATGA
- a CDS encoding TetR/AcrR family transcriptional regulator, translated as MTLTPDHAAVFSPPAAGGRFAAGEDPAKRQQILAGAKRVFMKMGFDAASMNDVTREAGVSKGTLYVYFTNKEELFSAMIEAERAAFVAAVRTALAEHDDPEAGLYEFGISFVTHMTDEKVISAMRTVLGVRDRMPVLCQRFFKGPENLRTIMRDFLERHIAEGRFEIDDIDLAAGQFLDLASGSFFKLRLFGSMEEPPSRDEIERVIRGAIRVFMAAYGARRHETA; from the coding sequence ATGACGCTGACACCCGACCACGCCGCCGTATTCAGTCCTCCCGCTGCCGGAGGCCGATTTGCCGCAGGCGAAGATCCGGCCAAGCGCCAGCAGATTCTCGCCGGCGCCAAGCGAGTCTTCATGAAGATGGGGTTCGACGCCGCCAGCATGAACGACGTGACCCGCGAGGCCGGAGTCTCCAAGGGAACGCTCTACGTCTATTTCACCAACAAGGAAGAACTGTTTTCGGCGATGATCGAGGCCGAGCGCGCCGCCTTCGTGGCGGCCGTGCGCACGGCGCTTGCCGAACATGACGATCCCGAAGCCGGGCTGTACGAATTCGGGATAAGCTTTGTCACCCATATGACCGATGAAAAGGTCATCAGCGCGATGCGCACCGTTCTCGGTGTTCGCGACCGCATGCCGGTACTCTGTCAACGCTTCTTCAAGGGTCCGGAAAATCTGCGCACCATCATGCGCGACTTCCTGGAACGCCACATCGCCGAAGGGAGGTTTGAGATCGACGACATCGATCTGGCCGCCGGCCAGTTCCTCGATCTCGCCAGCGGTAGTTTCTTCAAGCTCCGCCTGTTCGGAAGCATGGAAGAACCGCCGTCGCGCGATGAAATCGAGCGCGTCATCCGCGGCGCGATCCGGGTCTTCATGGCCGCCTACGGCGCGCGCCGGCACGAGACCGCCTGA
- a CDS encoding AraC family transcriptional regulator, translating into MQTMLEEMRRLTAHAENRPTETGIPGILMVKGEIPEHKLGAVYEPMVNLILDGSKTLTIAGQDYYYDSASYFVISIDVPATGMVQQAGPDRPYIGVSLSLDPAKVAALLLDLTPQSYQEEQTGGYSVCRMTPELLGAWLRMLLLMERPQDIPALAPAYEREILYRVLQGPQGWMLRDIAAPDSALSRIRLAIRWVREHYAEAVEVEKLAALTAMSVSAFHRHFKAVTAMSPIQFQKRIRLLQARQLLISQSGNASSVAYSVGYESASQFTREYARFFGQPPARDASLIRENIRPAA; encoded by the coding sequence ATGCAAACAATGCTCGAAGAGATGCGCCGCTTGACGGCCCACGCTGAAAACCGCCCGACGGAAACCGGCATACCCGGTATCCTGATGGTCAAGGGGGAGATCCCCGAACACAAGCTCGGCGCCGTTTATGAGCCGATGGTCAACTTGATCCTTGATGGCAGCAAGACGCTGACGATCGCCGGTCAGGACTATTATTACGATTCAGCGAGCTACTTCGTGATATCGATCGATGTGCCGGCGACGGGCATGGTGCAGCAGGCAGGTCCCGACCGACCCTATATCGGCGTCAGCCTATCGCTCGACCCGGCAAAGGTCGCAGCGCTTCTCCTGGATCTTACGCCGCAATCCTACCAGGAGGAACAAACCGGCGGCTATTCCGTCTGTCGCATGACGCCGGAACTTCTGGGTGCCTGGCTGAGGATGCTGCTACTCATGGAGCGCCCGCAGGATATCCCTGCCCTTGCCCCGGCCTACGAACGCGAAATCCTCTATCGCGTGCTGCAGGGACCGCAGGGCTGGATGCTGCGCGATATCGCAGCACCCGATAGCGCCCTGTCGCGGATACGGCTCGCCATTCGCTGGGTTCGCGAGCACTATGCCGAAGCGGTCGAGGTCGAAAAACTCGCCGCCCTCACCGCCATGAGCGTCTCGGCCTTTCATCGCCATTTCAAGGCTGTGACGGCGATGAGCCCGATCCAGTTCCAGAAGCGTATCCGCCTGCTGCAGGCCCGCCAGCTTCTGATTTCCCAATCCGGAAACGCCTCCTCGGTCGCCTACTCGGTGGGCTACGAGAGCGCCTCGCAATTCACCAGGGAATATGCACGTTTCTTCGGCCAGCCGCCGGCGCGCGACGCCTCGCTGATAAGGGAAAATATCAGGCCTGCCGCCTGA
- a CDS encoding ABC transporter ATP-binding protein — translation MTSAVRFQQVSRHFGQVRAVDGVDLEIAPGEFFAMLGPSGSGKTTCLRLIAGFEQPTAGHIQIFGETADGVPPYRRNVNTVFQDYALFPHLNILDNVAYGLMVKGVGKVERMKAAGDALELVKLPGYGARRPGQLSGGQRQRVALARALVNKPKVLLLDEPLGALDLKLREQMQEELKSLQRALGITFVFVTHDQGEALSMADRVAVFNDGNIVQQGTPQDIYRCPKTRFVADFVGSSNVIAPELMALLGGEKRWASLRPEAIRLASDGVEAKVENASFLGAATRLSVDLKGSRLHVMLPAGAPVPDVGAGIRLAWQPADIHYMDDAA, via the coding sequence ATGACGTCAGCCGTCCGTTTCCAGCAGGTGTCGCGCCATTTCGGCCAGGTTCGCGCCGTCGACGGCGTCGATCTCGAGATCGCGCCCGGCGAATTCTTTGCCATGCTCGGGCCATCCGGCTCGGGCAAGACGACGTGCCTGCGATTGATCGCCGGCTTCGAACAGCCGACCGCGGGCCATATCCAGATCTTCGGCGAGACGGCTGACGGCGTTCCGCCCTATCGCCGCAACGTCAACACCGTGTTCCAGGACTACGCGCTCTTTCCGCATCTGAATATCCTCGACAATGTTGCCTATGGGCTGATGGTCAAGGGCGTCGGCAAGGTGGAGCGGATGAAGGCGGCAGGCGATGCCCTCGAGCTCGTCAAGCTGCCGGGCTACGGCGCCCGCCGCCCCGGCCAACTGTCCGGCGGCCAGCGGCAGCGCGTGGCGCTCGCCCGCGCGCTCGTCAACAAACCGAAAGTGCTGCTGCTCGATGAGCCGCTCGGTGCGCTCGACCTGAAGCTGCGCGAGCAGATGCAGGAAGAATTGAAGAGCCTGCAGCGCGCGCTCGGCATCACCTTCGTCTTCGTTACCCACGATCAAGGCGAGGCGCTGTCCATGGCCGACCGCGTCGCCGTCTTCAACGATGGCAACATCGTCCAGCAAGGCACGCCGCAGGATATCTACCGCTGCCCGAAGACCCGCTTCGTTGCCGATTTCGTCGGCTCGTCGAACGTCATCGCGCCTGAGCTGATGGCCTTGCTCGGCGGCGAGAAACGCTGGGCGAGCCTGCGCCCCGAGGCGATCCGGCTGGCAAGCGACGGCGTCGAGGCAAAAGTCGAAAATGCAAGTTTCCTCGGCGCCGCCACGCGTCTCAGCGTCGATCTCAAGGGCAGCCGGCTGCATGTCATGCTGCCGGCGGGCGCGCCGGTGCCGGATGTCGGCGCCGGTATCCGCCTTGCCTGGCAACCGGCCGATATCCACTACATGGATGATGCGGCATGA
- the gltX gene encoding glutamate--tRNA ligase, with translation MTVSGTATGVRVRIAPSPTGEPHVGTAYIALFNYLFAKKHGGEFILRIEDTDATRSTPEFETKVLDALKWCGLEWKEGPDIGGPYGPYRQSDRKEMYQPYGQELLDKGHAFRCFCTPARLEQMRETQRAAGKPPKYDGLCLNLAAEEVTSRMAAGETTVIRMKIPAEGSCDFTDGVYGDVSIPWDSVDMQVLVKADGMPTYHMANVIDDHLMKITHVARGEEWLASVPKHILLYRYFDWDQPVFMHLSLMRNADKSKLSKRKNPTSISYYSALGYIPEALMNFLGLFFIQIAEGEELLTMDELSEKFDPANLSKAGAIFDIQKLDWLNGRWIREKLSEEEFQVRVLTWAMENDRLKEGLRLSQTRISKLGELPDLAGFLLKSDLGLQPSDFAKIKSPPEEILEILNTVQPDLEKILEWNVETIEAELRAIADRMGKKLKVVVSPLFVAVSGSSRSLPLFDSMAILGRSVVRQRLKLASQAVAALVGSK, from the coding sequence ATGACAGTTTCCGGGACAGCTACCGGCGTCCGCGTCCGCATCGCTCCCTCGCCGACCGGCGAGCCGCATGTCGGCACCGCTTACATCGCTCTTTTCAACTACCTTTTTGCCAAGAAGCATGGCGGCGAGTTCATCCTGCGCATCGAGGATACCGATGCGACGCGCTCGACCCCGGAATTCGAAACGAAGGTGTTGGACGCCCTGAAATGGTGCGGGCTGGAATGGAAGGAAGGCCCTGATATCGGCGGCCCCTACGGCCCCTATCGCCAGTCCGACCGCAAGGAAATGTACCAGCCTTACGGGCAGGAATTGCTGGACAAGGGCCATGCCTTCCGCTGTTTCTGCACACCCGCGCGGCTGGAGCAGATGCGCGAAACCCAGCGCGCCGCCGGCAAGCCGCCGAAGTACGATGGTCTCTGCCTGAATCTTGCGGCCGAGGAAGTCACCTCGCGTATGGCCGCCGGCGAGACGACCGTCATCCGCATGAAGATCCCGGCCGAAGGCTCCTGCGACTTCACGGACGGCGTCTACGGCGATGTCTCCATTCCGTGGGATTCGGTCGACATGCAGGTGCTCGTCAAGGCCGACGGCATGCCGACCTATCACATGGCCAACGTCATCGACGACCATCTGATGAAGATCACCCATGTGGCGCGCGGCGAGGAATGGCTGGCTTCGGTGCCGAAGCACATCCTGCTTTATCGCTATTTCGACTGGGATCAGCCGGTCTTCATGCATCTGTCGCTGATGCGCAATGCCGACAAGTCGAAGCTGTCGAAGCGCAAGAACCCGACCTCGATCTCCTATTACTCCGCGCTCGGCTATATCCCGGAAGCGCTGATGAACTTCCTCGGCCTGTTCTTCATCCAGATCGCCGAGGGCGAAGAGCTCCTGACGATGGACGAGCTCTCCGAGAAGTTCGACCCGGCAAACCTCTCCAAGGCCGGTGCGATCTTCGACATTCAAAAGCTCGACTGGCTGAACGGCCGCTGGATCCGCGAGAAGCTCTCCGAGGAGGAATTCCAGGTGCGTGTGCTGACCTGGGCGATGGAAAACGACCGCCTGAAGGAAGGTCTGCGCCTATCGCAGACACGCATTTCCAAGCTCGGCGAGTTGCCCGATCTTGCCGGCTTCCTGCTGAAGTCCGATCTTGGCCTGCAGCCTTCCGACTTCGCCAAGATCAAGTCGCCGCCGGAAGAGATCCTGGAGATCCTCAACACCGTTCAGCCGGATCTCGAAAAGATCCTGGAATGGAACGTCGAGACGATCGAGGCGGAACTGCGCGCGATCGCCGACCGCATGGGCAAGAAGCTGAAGGTCGTGGTCTCGCCGCTCTTCGTCGCCGTGTCCGGCTCGTCGCGCTCGCTGCCGCTCTTCGATTCCATGGCAATCCTCGGCCGGTCGGTCGTGCGTCAGCGCCTGAAGCTCGCCTCGCAGGCGGTCGCCGCCCTCGTCGGCTCGAAGTAA
- a CDS encoding ABC transporter substrate-binding protein, giving the protein MTNLLKSCTAALACLSFATQGIAAEPLKALGKGEGAVSIVAWAGYIERGETDKNYDWVTDFEKESGCKVSVKTAATSDEMVSLMNEGGFDLVTASGDASLRLIAGKRVQPINTDLIPSFKTVDERLQNGPWYTVGGVHYGVPYLWGPNVLMYNTDAFKDKAPTSWNVVFEEQTLPDGKSNKGRVQAYDGAIYIADAAMYLMAHKPDLGIKDPYELNEDQYKAALDLLRGQRKLVSRYWHDAMIQIDDFKNEGVVASGSWPFQVNLLQADKQKIASTFPDEGVTGWADTTMLHVDSEHPNCAYMWMEHSLKAKVQGDAAAWFGAVPSVPAACKGNELMGDSGCATNGFDHFDKIKFWKTPVAKCTTQSECVPYHRWVSDYIGVIGGR; this is encoded by the coding sequence ATGACGAATCTGTTGAAATCCTGCACGGCAGCGCTCGCCTGCCTGAGCTTCGCGACGCAGGGAATCGCCGCCGAACCGCTGAAGGCCTTGGGCAAGGGCGAAGGTGCGGTCAGCATCGTCGCCTGGGCCGGCTATATTGAACGCGGCGAAACCGACAAGAACTACGACTGGGTCACCGATTTCGAAAAGGAGAGCGGCTGCAAGGTTTCCGTCAAGACCGCCGCCACCTCGGATGAAATGGTGTCGCTGATGAACGAAGGCGGCTTCGATCTCGTCACGGCATCGGGCGACGCCTCGCTCCGCCTCATCGCCGGCAAGCGTGTCCAGCCGATCAACACCGATCTGATCCCGAGCTTCAAGACCGTCGACGAGCGCCTGCAGAACGGCCCGTGGTATACGGTCGGCGGCGTGCATTACGGCGTGCCCTATCTCTGGGGGCCGAACGTGCTGATGTATAATACCGATGCCTTCAAGGACAAGGCGCCGACCAGCTGGAACGTCGTCTTCGAGGAGCAGACACTGCCCGACGGCAAGTCGAACAAGGGCCGCGTCCAGGCCTATGACGGCGCGATCTACATCGCCGATGCCGCCATGTATCTGATGGCCCACAAGCCGGATCTCGGCATCAAGGATCCCTACGAGCTGAACGAGGACCAGTACAAGGCCGCCCTCGACCTGTTGCGCGGCCAGCGCAAGCTCGTCTCCCGATACTGGCACGATGCAATGATCCAGATCGACGACTTCAAGAACGAAGGCGTCGTCGCCTCCGGCTCCTGGCCTTTCCAGGTGAACCTGCTGCAGGCCGACAAGCAGAAGATCGCCTCCACTTTCCCGGATGAAGGCGTCACCGGCTGGGCCGACACCACCATGCTGCATGTCGACAGCGAACATCCGAACTGCGCCTATATGTGGATGGAACATTCGCTGAAGGCCAAGGTCCAGGGCGACGCCGCCGCCTGGTTCGGCGCCGTGCCCTCGGTTCCCGCCGCCTGCAAGGGCAACGAGCTGATGGGCGATAGCGGCTGCGCCACCAACGGCTTCGATCACTTCGACAAGATCAAGTTCTGGAAGACCCCGGTCGCCAAATGCACGACACAGAGCGAGTGCGTGCCGTACCATCGCTGGGTGTCGGATTATATTGGCGTGATCGGCGGACGGTGA
- a CDS encoding SDR family NAD(P)-dependent oxidoreductase: MKIAIITGGSRGIGQSAAQECARRGMGVILTYNSHKPGADEVIAAIKAEGGQAVALALDVGDADSFPAFVAEVKRLLSTYWGRDTFDCLVNNAGFGMFNLMETVTTGQFDALMNVHLKGPFFLTQVLLPLMVDGGVILNVTSASVRVATAGVAPYAALKSGLETLTRYQAKEFGDRRIRANAISPGPIRTNLADAALDKNPEFAALLASQTALGRIGEAEDVGRVIAMLASDDGAWINAQTIEVAGGYMI, translated from the coding sequence ATGAAAATCGCAATCATTACCGGCGGCAGCCGTGGCATTGGTCAATCGGCAGCGCAGGAATGCGCAAGGCGCGGCATGGGTGTCATTCTCACCTATAACAGCCACAAACCAGGTGCGGATGAAGTCATCGCCGCGATCAAGGCAGAAGGCGGTCAGGCCGTTGCGCTTGCCCTCGATGTCGGTGATGCCGACAGCTTTCCGGCCTTCGTGGCGGAAGTTAAAAGGCTGCTTTCCACTTACTGGGGCCGGGATACATTCGATTGCCTCGTCAACAATGCCGGTTTCGGCATGTTCAATCTCATGGAGACGGTGACGACGGGCCAGTTCGACGCTCTGATGAATGTCCACCTGAAAGGGCCGTTCTTCCTGACGCAGGTCTTGTTGCCGCTGATGGTCGATGGCGGCGTGATCCTCAATGTAACGAGCGCTTCCGTTCGCGTCGCAACAGCAGGTGTTGCACCCTATGCAGCCCTCAAGTCCGGACTTGAGACGTTGACCCGCTATCAGGCGAAGGAGTTCGGCGATCGCAGGATCCGCGCCAATGCTATCTCGCCCGGTCCTATCCGCACCAATCTTGCCGACGCTGCACTGGACAAGAACCCGGAGTTCGCCGCGTTGCTTGCCTCACAGACGGCTCTCGGCCGTATCGGCGAAGCCGAGGATGTCGGCCGCGTCATCGCCATGCTCGCGTCCGACGACGGCGCATGGATCAATGCGCAGACGATCGAGGTCGCCGGCGGCTACATGATCTGA
- the lysS gene encoding lysine--tRNA ligase: protein MADNKTENTLSSDATEVRAQKLKLLREQVGEVYPAHFHRTMTNAELIAKYENLEPDVETQDVVTVAGRVYSSRNSGMFMDIHDAGGKIQIFSHKDTTPEEARALLPMIDIGDIIGVTGIVRRTKRGELTINAQKIEMLTKSLLPMPEKWHGLSDIELRYRKRHLDIMTNEDSKLRFQQRSKILSGIRRFMENDGFMEVETPMLHSVYGGATAEPFKTHHNTLKLDMYLRIAPELFLKRTLVSGLTDKVFEINRNFRNEGVSTRHNPEFTMMECYWAYADYEDIMDLVERLFESLALSIHGTTEFPFGDKTMSFKGPFKRVPMPDAVKEATGIDFRAIKTDEEARAAAKAAGFAVEKDWTWGECLAFIFEEKVEQTLIQPSHVTHFPKDISPFAKEVPGEPRLVERFETYCNAWELGNAFSELNDPEEQRRRMVEQLEQAHARGEKEKQLDEEFLDAIDQGMPPAGGLGIGVDRLIMLLTNAPSIRDVILFPARRSKTD, encoded by the coding sequence ATGGCTGACAACAAGACTGAAAACACCCTTTCCTCCGACGCGACGGAAGTGCGCGCTCAGAAGCTGAAGCTGCTGCGCGAGCAGGTCGGCGAGGTCTATCCGGCGCATTTCCACCGCACGATGACCAATGCCGAGCTCATCGCGAAGTACGAGAATCTGGAACCTGACGTCGAGACGCAGGATGTCGTCACTGTCGCCGGCCGCGTATACTCGTCGCGCAACTCTGGCATGTTCATGGACATCCACGATGCCGGCGGCAAGATCCAGATTTTCAGTCACAAGGACACGACCCCGGAAGAAGCCCGTGCGCTGCTGCCGATGATCGACATCGGCGACATCATCGGCGTCACCGGCATCGTACGCCGCACCAAGCGCGGCGAATTGACGATCAATGCCCAGAAGATCGAGATGCTGACCAAGTCGCTGCTGCCGATGCCGGAAAAGTGGCATGGCCTCTCCGACATCGAGCTGCGCTATCGCAAGCGCCATCTCGACATCATGACCAACGAGGATTCGAAGCTCCGCTTCCAGCAGCGCTCGAAGATCCTCTCCGGTATCCGCCGCTTCATGGAAAATGACGGCTTCATGGAAGTCGAGACACCGATGCTGCATTCGGTCTATGGCGGCGCCACCGCCGAGCCGTTCAAGACGCATCACAACACGCTGAAGCTCGACATGTACCTGCGCATCGCGCCGGAACTGTTCCTGAAGCGCACGCTGGTCTCGGGGCTGACCGACAAGGTCTTCGAGATCAACCGGAACTTCCGTAACGAGGGCGTTTCCACCCGGCACAATCCGGAATTCACCATGATGGAGTGTTACTGGGCCTATGCCGACTACGAGGACATCATGGACCTCGTCGAGCGGCTGTTCGAAAGCTTGGCGCTTTCCATTCACGGCACGACGGAATTTCCCTTCGGCGACAAGACCATGTCCTTCAAGGGCCCGTTCAAGCGCGTGCCGATGCCGGACGCCGTCAAGGAAGCGACTGGTATCGACTTCCGGGCCATCAAGACGGATGAAGAGGCCCGCGCCGCCGCCAAGGCTGCCGGCTTCGCGGTCGAGAAGGATTGGACCTGGGGTGAATGCCTCGCCTTCATCTTCGAAGAGAAGGTCGAGCAGACGCTGATCCAACCCTCGCACGTTACGCATTTCCCGAAGGATATTTCGCCTTTCGCCAAGGAAGTGCCGGGCGAGCCGCGCCTGGTCGAGCGTTTCGAGACCTATTGCAATGCCTGGGAACTCGGCAACGCCTTCTCGGAACTCAACGATCCCGAAGAGCAGCGCCGCCGCATGGTCGAGCAGCTCGAACAGGCGCATGCCCGCGGCGAAAAGGAAAAGCAGTTGGACGAGGAATTCCTCGACGCGATCGACCAGGGCATGCCGCCGGCAGGTGGCCTCGGCATCGGCGTCGACCGTCTCATCATGCTTCTGACCAATGCGCCGTCGATCCGCGACGTCATCCTCTTCCCGGCCCGCCGCAGCAAAACCGACTGA
- a CDS encoding LysR family transcriptional regulator: MAFTLRQVQYFVAVAEQGSVTRAAQNLSISQSSVTEALKELETDLGVELFERHPRGLTITHNGHQFLRHATKILASVSDARTSFSGQQSALSGTLNIGVTSLVAGYVLSDLLARYRRACPGIEVSAIEDNGGYLEHLLVGGELDVAVMVISNLRDRMALQAEILETSPYRLWLPMGHPLVSADIISVADIAREPLIMLTVDEIEENTGKLLSALGARPHVAFRTRSVEAVRSLVATGAGVALLPDLVYRPWSLEGDRIESRDVSGSLPVVQVGMVWRKGSSLPQAARDFVGIAESLRSGRIR, from the coding sequence ATGGCCTTCACGCTTCGCCAGGTTCAATATTTCGTCGCCGTCGCCGAACAGGGTTCGGTGACGCGAGCCGCACAGAACCTTTCGATCTCGCAATCCTCGGTGACGGAAGCACTGAAGGAACTCGAAACCGACCTCGGCGTCGAACTCTTCGAGCGCCATCCGCGCGGCCTGACGATCACCCATAACGGCCACCAATTCCTGCGTCACGCGACGAAGATCCTGGCCTCCGTCTCCGATGCACGCACCAGCTTTTCCGGCCAGCAAAGCGCCCTCTCCGGCACGCTGAACATCGGCGTCACCTCGCTTGTCGCCGGCTATGTCCTCTCCGACCTGCTGGCGCGATATCGGCGCGCCTGTCCGGGCATCGAGGTCAGCGCCATCGAGGACAATGGCGGTTACCTCGAACATCTCCTGGTCGGCGGCGAATTGGATGTCGCCGTGATGGTGATATCCAACCTGCGCGACCGCATGGCGCTGCAGGCGGAAATCCTCGAAACCTCGCCCTATCGACTATGGCTGCCGATGGGCCATCCGCTGGTGTCGGCCGACATCATCTCAGTCGCCGACATCGCCCGCGAACCGCTGATCATGCTGACGGTCGACGAAATCGAGGAGAACACCGGCAAGCTGCTCTCAGCCCTCGGCGCCCGTCCGCATGTTGCCTTCCGCACCCGCTCGGTGGAGGCGGTGCGCAGCCTGGTTGCAACAGGCGCCGGCGTGGCCCTGCTTCCCGATCTTGTCTACCGACCATGGTCACTGGAAGGCGACCGCATCGAGAGCCGGGACGTCTCGGGATCGCTGCCGGTCGTCCAGGTCGGTATGGTCTGGCGCAAGGGCTCCAGCCTGCCGCAGGCGGCGCGCGACTTCGTCGGTATCGCCGAAAGCTTGCGGTCCGGCCGCATCCGCTGA